GGGCGCTCATGCCGCCACTGAGGATGCCGACGGCGGCCCAGGCGGTGTAATAGTCGGGATGGCCGTAGGGGACGGCGTCATAGGCGACGCCGAGGTGTGTCTGAGTGGTTTCCTGTTCGGTGAAGAACGTTTTCTCGGTCGGGAAATCCAGAGCGGGTTCTTCGCGGCCGGCACTGGGTTCCCAGTCGCCGAAGAGGCTTTCGATGAGGTCGCGGACTTCGTCGAAGTCGATGTTGCCGGCGATCCCGATGATGGTGTCGTCGGGGTGGAAGCCTTCCTTGTAATGAGTGCGGACATCTTCGATGGTGATGCCTGCCAGGTGCGCGAGTTCGCCGTCACTGGGAAGTCCCCAGGGAGCGGGAAAGGCGCGGCGTTTGAGTTCGACGAGAGCTTTCTGCCGGGCATCGTCTTCGACGGACAGCAGAGCCTGGGCGACGCCGGCACGGGAGGCATCGAACTGGTCCTCGGGCAGATGCGGTTCACGAATGATGTGGGCGTAGATTTTGAGGGTCTCGCCGATTTTGTCCGCGAGGGTTGCCCCGGTGAAGGTGATGTGGGCGTTGGAGACCCCTTCATGTCGCTGGACGCCGAGGTTGTCGAGGGCGCTGGAGAGCTGCTGGCTGTCATACTCCCCTGCTCCGCGGGAGATCAGATCGGCGAGGATGCTGGCGGTGCCGCGTTTGTCGGGGGGATCGTAAATGCTGCCGCCGGGGACCATGATCGTGAATGCGGCCGACTGGACGTCGGGCATAGACTCGGTCACCAGTGTCAGCCCGTTTGGAAAACGATGCGTTTGAATCAGTTGTTTGCCCATACGGGTTGCAACCTTCCTGACTGGAGAGACGGTATAAACTGTGAGCAGAACGGGTGTCGCGGTGGGTCTCTGATGAAAGGAGACAGCGTTTGTCGTTCTGCAGTTGGATGTTATCTGAAATACTGGGGCGATCTTAGCGATTTGGCTGGTGAATTGGTAGTGTCATTTCGGGGTGGGATGGGGGCGTTGCTGCAAATGATCTGCAGGTGTGCATCCCCGTTCGTTGAGAGCGGTTTGTGGTCCCTTCGAGGGGGATCTATGTTCGATTATCGCGAGGCGGGCGGACACGTGGGTCCGGACCCTACGGAAGGGGTTGGGGAGTTGAATATGGATTGTATCGTTGAGCTGGGACCTCCTGTTGCCTGCGGCAATCTCGGATTGCATCCGAGACCATCTATGAAGAATATCTTGTCAAGTGATTTTATTCTTTGCGCATGGATTCCTTTCTGAGACACAATCAAGCGGTACGCTCAACCATCTATTCGGGATCGACCACTGTTGCAG
The genomic region above belongs to Gimesia chilikensis and contains:
- a CDS encoding M16 family metallopeptidase; this encodes MGKQLIQTHRFPNGLTLVTESMPDVQSAAFTIMVPGGSIYDPPDKRGTASILADLISRGAGEYDSQQLSSALDNLGVQRHEGVSNAHITFTGATLADKIGETLKIYAHIIREPHLPEDQFDASRAGVAQALLSVEDDARQKALVELKRRAFPAPWGLPSDGELAHLAGITIEDVRTHYKEGFHPDDTIIGIAGNIDFDEVRDLIESLFGDWEPSAGREEPALDFPTEKTFFTEQETTQTHLGVAYDAVPYGHPDYYTAWAAVGILSGGMSARLFTEVREKRGLCYTVSASLVGMPGIGRVLCYAGTTSERAQETLDVTLHELQRLGEGIDISELERCKARAKSSLIMSQESTSSRAASIARDWFYLKHITTLDQIHDEIQQLTTDRILGYVHAHPAANFTVLTIGPKPLEVPRDLS